TACTTGACCTGATTCGTTTATTTCTAAAGAAATTGTTTGATCCGGAACAATAATACCAGGGCTTACAATATATCCAGATGAAGTAACGATTTCACCATTTTGGTTTACGTTAAAAGCACCTGCTCTTGTATAAGCAAATTCTCCGTCAGGCATTTCAATTCTAAATAAACCGCGCCCGCGAATTGCCATATCAGTATCATTCGCTGTTTCTTGTAATTCACCTTGAGTATTAATACGGTAGATGTTACCACTATTAACGCCGTGACCAACTTGCATCCCTGTAGGTATTGTAGTTCCCACATCAGAAGAAATTAAACCAACGCGTTTTACGTGATCATACATTAAATCCTGAAATTCAATACGCTGTTCTTTGTAACCAATAGTTTGGCTGTTTGCTATATTATTGGAAAGCACTTCAATGTGTTGCGCATATGCTTGCATTCCCGATGATGCTATATCCAAATTAATCATATATTTCTACCTTTCTTATTGTTGTTTACCAAAAACTTTAATTGCATTTTTTTCCATATCATCTAATGAATTCACAAGGTTAGCTAATGTTCTTACATCGTTTTGAGCATCAACTAGTGAAGTCATTTCGGTTATTGAATCAACGTTGGATAATTCTAGCATTCCTTGATACACTGCGTATGTTTCATTTGGTGTTGGAGGAACTAATGCTTCATATAAATTGTTTCCAACTTTTTCTAACAAATGTTCGTTTTCAAAATACGCTATACCAAGTTGCCCAAGCTGCTCTTCTCTAAATGTTACTGAACCATCCTCTCTTATTACGATATCTTCTAATTT
The sequence above is a segment of the Sphingobacteriia bacterium genome. Coding sequences within it:
- the flgG gene encoding flagellar basal-body rod protein FlgG, with translation MINLDIASSGMQAYAQHIEVLSNNIANSQTIGYKEQRIEFQDLMYDHVKRVGLISSDVGTTIPTGMQVGHGVNSGNIYRINTQGELQETANDTDMAIRGRGLFRIEMPDGEFAYTRAGAFNVNQNGEIVTSSGYIVSPGIIVPDQTISLEINESGQVFAKLPNQEDPQLLGQFQLYRFINEKGLESIGDNLLKQSPSSGEAVAAFPGTEGMGTIKQKWLEFSNVNIVTQITSLIRAQRAYEFCSTFIQAASEMMRTANQVKG